The following proteins are co-located in the Gloeocapsa sp. PCC 7428 genome:
- a CDS encoding pseudouridine synthase — protein MGKYRYILFNKPYGVLSQFTDSSNEARSTLKDYIAVPAVYPVGRLDWDSEGLMLLTNHGQLQHRLSHPRFEHPRTYWVQVERIPDAVALAQLQQGVIIDNYQTRPAIVRLFDTEPAIAPRSHPIRFRKNVPTAWLEITLTEGKNRQVRRMTAKVGFPTLRLVRVAIADLKLGDLQPGQWRNLTPPEQQSLLKLLSPRSQR, from the coding sequence ATGGGCAAGTATCGCTACATTCTCTTTAATAAGCCATATGGTGTTTTAAGCCAATTTACTGATAGCAGTAACGAAGCAAGAAGTACACTGAAGGACTATATTGCGGTTCCTGCGGTGTATCCTGTTGGGCGTTTAGACTGGGACAGCGAGGGGTTGATGCTATTAACGAACCACGGACAGCTACAGCATCGTCTCTCACATCCACGATTTGAGCATCCCCGCACGTATTGGGTACAAGTTGAAAGAATTCCTGATGCTGTGGCGTTGGCTCAATTACAGCAAGGCGTTATCATTGACAATTACCAGACGCGACCAGCAATTGTGCGTTTATTCGATACTGAACCAGCAATTGCACCACGATCGCATCCGATTCGCTTTCGCAAAAATGTTCCCACCGCTTGGTTAGAAATCACACTCACCGAAGGTAAAAACCGTCAAGTACGTAGAATGACGGCGAAAGTAGGGTTTCCGACTTTAAGATTAGTGCGAGTCGCGATCGCAGATCTCAAACTTGGCGATCTACAACCAGGACAATGGCGCAATTTAACACCACCAGAACAACAATCACTCCTAAAACTCTTATCGCCGCGATCGCAGCGCTGA